AATTGCAGGTGGAACCGTTCGTCCTGTTCCGTAGAACAGACCTTGCATGGTGATCTCAAGCATCATAAACAACATGGAGTATCCATCTATTCGCAGGAAAATACCTCCGGCTTCATAGGCTTCCCGTTGAGGCACGATCCACGAGAATACCTCACTGCCGTAGAATACGAATAACAGTGTACACAGGATACCGAAGACGGCTGTCATTTTCAACGTCGTATGGTAAGCCTCCAATACTCTGTTCTTTTCGGATGCTGCATAGTTTTGGGCGACAAATGCGCTTAGAGCTGTACTGAATCCTTGTGAAGTATTCCAGGCTATAGCTTCTATCTGTCCTCCGGCGGTAAGTGTCATCAAACCTATATGTCCGCCGTAGGTAGACGCTGTACGGGCCATAAATATGTTGATAATGGCAAATAATGTGTTTAGCATGGCAACCGGTAATCCCAGTTGCAGGATTCTTTTGGAATAGTTTTTCTTTAGTTTGACAAAGAATGAAAAGCCTCCGAATAGTTTACTCCTCTGTTTTAGCTGATAAACGAATATGGCACATACTGTGGCTTGCGATAACCAGGTAGCCCAGGCAGCTCCTGCCGTTCCCATATTAAATACGAAGATGAACACCGGGTCTAACAGCATGTTGATGATAAGCCCCGTTCCGCTAATGTAAAACGGAACTTTGCTCATTCCGGCAGCATTATGAATACCAGTGAAGGCTGCCGACAGGAAAATAAAGGGAAAGGCTGTAGACACGATACGTAAGTACTCGACAGCATTCTCTGCAATAGGAGCTTCCAGCTTATATACACCGATGATCGGATGAGCAAAGACAAAAAGCAGCAATCCCCAGCAGATGGAAATAATCAGAGCGATGGTGAGGTTATGAGAAGAATAGTTTTTTGCATCCTCTTCATCCCGTGCTCCGATACTTTGTCCGACACTCACTTCCGAACCGACTTTATTCAATAGCGATATCGAGTTGGTCATCCAGGTCAGGATACCCACAGCACCGATAGCGGCAACAGCTTCGCTTCCCAGGCGTCCTACCCAGGCCATATCGGTTATACTATAAGCCATCTGAATAAAAGAAGTGCCCATGATCGGCAATGCCAGGTTGAATAGCTGCCGTTTGATGGGACCTTGTGTCAGGTTTTTTGTTCCTTGCATGTTCGTCGTATTTAGGTACAAAAGTAGGAATAAAAAAGGAGAACCCGAAAACCGGATTCTCCTTCTCCTATATATCTTTATCAACTTAGAAGTTGATATTCACTCCGATCATTGCACTGAACTTCTGTAACGGATATCCGTAATAAAGTTCATACTTTTGGAATAATACATTATTCAGTTTCAGATACATTCCGAAAGTATCGTTGAAGTTGTATGCTCCGGTCAGGTTCAGTTCGTTGATGTTATCCATCTTCACATCCTGAGAACCCAGTTTGGCCTCACGTCCGGTCCCTAGATAATAGTCCAAAGAAGCAGACAGGTTTTTGATCGGGCGCACTGTAACACCGGCAGTGATTTCCATTTCCGGCATTCCCCATGCTTTGGCGTCTTTTCCTCTTAAATCTGTATCGGGATATTTGTCACTGTATTCTGCTGTCCAGTTATTGTAAACACCTTTCAAAGAGATTTCGAACAATTGCTGGTAACTGTATTTCAAATTAGCCCCAATCAACAATTGTTTTGTATCTATTTCGTTTAACATACCGCATGCAGAACCGAAGTAGTCTTCATCTCCGTACGCGAGTGTCGGAACAAAGAAATAGTTGTTGCTGGTGATTTTATATCCGCCGAAAACATCAAACCAGAAACCGGGTGCAACACCACTCTTGATTCCTACGATACCGTCTAGCCAGTTGCGGGAAGGGGTTAGTCTGGATGTAGGAGATGCATAACGGTTTACCTGAAACAAGTCATACATACTGTTTGAATTTAATTTACCATTAGCATTTAAATACAATACAGTCTTGTCTGCTACTTCAACGTCTGCTGAAATGTTGGGAGACACCATGAATTCTTTTTCTGCTCCGCTAAAAAACATAGCGTTCACTCCCAGTTTAACATGCCAGTTATCACCTATTACCTTATAATATGGACTTAATGTAGCTGCGGCAAAATTGTCAAAATAATATATATATCCGGCTTTTTCTCCCTCCGGTATCTTCATTTCATTTGGTAAGCTATAGTTGAAGTATTGGAAGTTTCCATCTAATCCAATTCTTTGATTACCGCTAAAACCTGCGTTTAATCCAAAATTAAGATTGAATGTTCCTTCTGTCGGTCCGTCGAATTGTTTGCCCGCTCCGTATTTATAAGAGAAATTGGTATAACCTAAATCCAGCAGATAACCAACAGGTGCATCTTCTTTTGATTCAACGCCTACATTCGCTTTGATCGTTTGAGCGACCTGGTTGGTTTCGACATCGCTGGCTAAATTCGGAGCCACACTGGAAAGTGGATCTAATGCCGGCAATCCGTAATAATTGAATCCTGAATAACCATACTTAACGCCCATCTTCAGAGCTAACTTATCGAAGTTATGCTTGAAGTTAAGGCCGCCCATATTATCATTCAGCTTCGCTTTTACCTTTTCATCTATCTGGAGATATTTCACCTTGCCGTTGGTAGAACGGTGTGAGAACCAGATATTCAGCTGATCCTTGTCTGTGCTGAGGATATGATACCCCAGGTCACCGTTCAGGTTCAGATAGGTACCGCCGCCGAAGTTAAAATAACCACGGCGTTTGTTATACTGGA
This is a stretch of genomic DNA from Parabacteroides chongii. It encodes these proteins:
- a CDS encoding MATE family efflux transporter; amino-acid sequence: MQGTKNLTQGPIKRQLFNLALPIMGTSFIQMAYSITDMAWVGRLGSEAVAAIGAVGILTWMTNSISLLNKVGSEVSVGQSIGARDEEDAKNYSSHNLTIALIISICWGLLLFVFAHPIIGVYKLEAPIAENAVEYLRIVSTAFPFIFLSAAFTGIHNAAGMSKVPFYISGTGLIINMLLDPVFIFVFNMGTAGAAWATWLSQATVCAIFVYQLKQRSKLFGGFSFFVKLKKNYSKRILQLGLPVAMLNTLFAIINIFMARTASTYGGHIGLMTLTAGGQIEAIAWNTSQGFSTALSAFVAQNYAASEKNRVLEAYHTTLKMTAVFGILCTLLFVFYGSEVFSWIVPQREAYEAGGIFLRIDGYSMLFMMLEITMQGLFYGTGRTVPPAIISITFNSLRIPMAIALSAMGLGIVGVWWAISISSMLKGVVAFIWFRILQKRILK
- a CDS encoding TonB-dependent receptor yields the protein MKTIYNVKALCVVALLGTTATMSAQEDTSKKQNLDREMTLEREYDPTVQDASKVNTLPVIKEPEVKKMAIDYAGFTIAADPQKEISLLPSGNIMTDIQYNKRRGYFNFGGGTYLNLNGDLGYHILSTDKDQLNIWFSHRSTNGKVKYLQIDEKVKAKLNDNMGGLNFKHNFDKLALKMGVKYGYSGFNYYGLPALDPLSSVAPNLASDVETNQVAQTIKANVGVESKEDAPVGYLLDLGYTNFSYKYGAGKQFDGPTEGTFNLNFGLNAGFSGNQRIGLDGNFQYFNYSLPNEMKIPEGEKAGYIYYFDNFAAATLSPYYKVIGDNWHVKLGVNAMFFSGAEKEFMVSPNISADVEVADKTVLYLNANGKLNSNSMYDLFQVNRYASPTSRLTPSRNWLDGIVGIKSGVAPGFWFDVFGGYKITSNNYFFVPTLAYGDEDYFGSACGMLNEIDTKQLLIGANLKYSYQQLFEISLKGVYNNWTAEYSDKYPDTDLRGKDAKAWGMPEMEITAGVTVRPIKNLSASLDYYLGTGREAKLGSQDVKMDNINELNLTGAYNFNDTFGMYLKLNNVLFQKYELYYGYPLQKFSAMIGVNINF